From one Takifugu rubripes chromosome 14, fTakRub1.2, whole genome shotgun sequence genomic stretch:
- the npas4a gene encoding neuronal PAS domain-containing protein 4A, protein MYRSTKGASKARRDQINAEIRNLKDLLPITDADKARLSYLHIMSLACMYTRKSVFFTQGTEPAAGVEQSAAFLDLHELSELMQALPGFLMLVTGEGKLLYLSDSVSEHLGHSMVDLVAQGDSVYDIIDASDHLITRTNLSTSTSLETDRLFRCRFNMSKSVRRQSTGNKLVLIRARCLPPQSAASSYWTSNPIWVCFCCPLDPHPTRSGPGSDKESTSAPPRADADLFLASFHSQHARDLRLQSAQDSVSAYLGFDVTALSSRSWYGLLHPQDLSHASSQHRSLLREGGEGRAEMVVRVQAQDQSWVWLYMVLQLQPGEIPISSNNYIISEPEAWAVRQQLTAEQNQLTLVLGAGASQQESLSLQSPETLSSPDQVFTPGSSGLSGQSFDFSTAGCSVGSSDEPGSSAAEAMQLEGDPRSSISSLEEESFFQQHPTESPSSPTPVTVETVTDLDFLTQNILLPPSFQLDPPLPALPLPLPPVPASQAQQTKEFVCTPPYTPQIGGASFPFGEPLFSFDPTGTTTPPPSATTTTASTSLAPAASSSAPPTTTSSPAPPTTLSTKPPLSLPSLSTDFLFSIDACSGTLYEKLPPTPDSPGDGDCTVMTLPEVRGPLYVDVPLGPLQCPPEGLLTPEASPGKQPCLSFFSLEREREKERAEISLIAQHISSLAEGFYLDPLLSKLSPFSMSPASSPPSPFMSPAMETADDDSLDLHSEMYPIKAWRGLDAPIFLNDDDSLFEESIIDPLFLDNIITAQTTCLSSPSPSTTSTPSNPSSPISPQTSVRWRQSSPFEGGAHFCSVQSAQCNPTAGCGATVAAEAGAKVEGEGLGEEAMEIEVPPSPVSCCSSIPGSPPLILTASPSSATSTPIRSPMPAVSCTQSLLEELAVLEPMFGAGASIAPGLGQQPELYQLQCHPSPQCFHKDGSGSVPPF, encoded by the exons ATGTACCGCTCGACCAAAGGCGCGTCCAAGGCTCGGCGGGACCAGATCAACGCCGAGATCCGGAACCTGAAGGACTTGTTGCCGATAACCGACGCAGATAAAGCGCGGCTCTCATACCTGCACATCATGTCCCTCGCCTGCATGTACACCAGAAAATCCGTCTTCTTCACTCAAG GAACCGAGCCCGCTGCCGGTGTGGAGCAGAGCGCCGCGTTTCTGGACCTCCACGAGCTGTCCGAGCTGATGCAGGCGCTGCCCGGATTTCTGATGCTCGTGACGGGAGAAGGGAAGCTGCTCTACCTGTCAGACAGTGTCTCGGAGCACCTTGGACACTCCATG GTGGATCTGGTGGCACAGGGGGACAGCGTGTACGACATCATCGACGCCTCCGATCACTTGATCACAAGGACCAACCTGTCCACGTCCACGTCTCTGGAGACGG ATCGCTTGTTCCGCTGCCGTTTCAACATGTCCAAGTCAGTGAGGAGGCAGAGCACGGGCAACAAGCTGGTTCTGATCCGAGCCCGGTGTCTCCCCCCGCAATCGGCCGCCAGCTCCTACTGGACCTCCAACCCCATCtgggtgtgtttctgctgtcctctcgacccccaccccacccgctCTGGCCCCGGGTCAGATAAGGAATCCACCTCCGCCCCTCCCCGGGCCGACGCCGACCTGTTCCTGGCCTCCTTCCACTCGCAGCACGCTCGGGACCTGAGGCTGCAGAGCGCCCAGGACAG CGTGAGCGCCTATCTTGGCTTTGATGTGACAGCTTTAAGCTCCCGCTCCTGGtacggcctcctccacccacagGATCTGTCACATGCCTCCTCTCAGCACCGCAGCCTAT tgagggaaggaggagagggccGAGCTGAGATGGTGGTGCGCGTGCAAGCGCAGGACCAGTCCTGGGTCTGGCTTTACAtggtcctgcagctgcagccaggagagatccccatcagcagcaacaactaCATCATCAG TGAACCGGAGGCCTGGGCGGTGCGTCAGCAGTTGACCgcggagcagaaccagctgacGCTGGTTCTGGGTGCTGGTGCTTCTCAGCAGGAGAGCCTGAGCCTCCAGTCTCCAGAGACTCTGTCCAGCCCAGACCAGGTGTTCACCCCGGGCAGCAGCGGCCTGTCTGGCCAGTCCTTCGACTTCAGCACGGCCGGCTGCAGCGTGGGCTCCTCTGACGAACCGGGGAGCTCCGCCGCCGAGGCCATGCAGCTGGAGGGCGATCCTCGCTCCAGTATCTcctccctggaggaggagagcttctTTCAGCAGCACCCCACAGAGAGCCCCTCCTCTCCTACTCCGGTCACCGTAGAAACAGTGACAGACTTAGACTTTTTAACGCAGAACATCCTCCTGCCGCCGTCCTTCCAGCTGGACCCGCCGCTGCCAGCGCTCCCCCTGCCTCTGCCCCCTGTTCCCGCCTCACAGGCGCAGCAGACCAAAGAGTTTGTGTGCACGCCGCCCTACACTCCCCAGATCGGCGGGGCTAGCTTCCCCTTCGGGGAGCCCCTCTTCAGCTTCGACCCAACGGGcaccaccacccctcccccctctgccaCCACGACCACGGCCTCCACCTCGCTGGCTCCCGCCGCGTCCTCCTCCGCCCCGCCGACCACCACctccagccccgcccccccgacaACGCTGTCCACCAAGCCCCCGCTCTCGCTTCCCTCTCTGTCCACAGACTTCCTCTTCTCCATCGACGCTTGCAGCGGCACCTTGTACGAGAAACTGCCCCCGACGCCCGACAGCCCCGGAGATGGCGACTGCACGGTGATGACCCTGCCCGAGGTCCGGGGTCCGCTGTACGTAGACGTTCCACTGGGGCCCCTGCAGTGTCCCCCCGAGGGCCTCCTCACCCCTGAGGCGTCCCCCGGCAAACAGCCCtgcctctccttcttctccctggagagagagagggagaaggagagggcaGAGATCTCCCTGATCGCCCAGCACATCAGCTCCTTGGCAGAGGGATTCTACCTGGATCCGCTCCTGTCCAAACTCTCCCCCTTCTCCATGTCACCCGCGTCCTCCCCGCCCTCCCCCTTCATGTCTCCCGCCATGGAAACCGCTGACGACGATTCCCTCGACTTGCACTCGGAGATGTATCCCATCAAAGCCTGGAGAGGTCTGGACGCTCCCATCTTCCTCAACGATGACGACTCTCTGTTTGAAGAGAGCATCATAGACCCCCTCTTCCTGGACAACATCATCACAGCTCAGACCACCTGCCTCTCCTCGCCGTCTCCTTCGACCACCTCCACTCCCTCCAACCCCTCCAGCCCCATCTCTCCTCAAACCTCAGTTCGCTGGCGCCAATCCTCCCCGTTTGAGGGAGGGGCCCACTTCTGTAGCGTCCAATCGGCGCAATGTAACCCCACGGCTGGGTGCGGGGCAACCGTGGCCGCTGAGGCTGGGGCAAAGGTGGAAGGGGAGGGGCTAGGGGAGGAAGCGATGGAGATCGAGGTGCCACCATCTCcagtgtcctgctgctcctccatcccAGGTTCCCCTCCCCTCATCCTCACTGCCTCCCCCAGCTCTGCTACTTCCACGCCCATTCGGTCGCCCATGCCTGCTGTGTCTTGCACTCAGTCCCTCCTGGAGGAACTGGCCGTCCTGGAACCCATGTTTGGGGCAGGTGCCTCTATCGCCCCTGGCTTAGGGCAACAACCTGAGTTGTATCAACTCCAATGTCACCCATCGCCACAGTGCTTCCACAAAG atGGGAGTGGAAGTGTTCCTCCGTTCTAA